One part of the Sebastes fasciatus isolate fSebFas1 chromosome 8, fSebFas1.pri, whole genome shotgun sequence genome encodes these proteins:
- the rarga gene encoding retinoic acid receptor gamma-A isoform X1 produces MATNREQQVGHMTGFPPAVYPFAFNSMRSHSPFDLLANSSLFGRFGADLPKEMAALSVETQSTSSEEMVPSSPSPPPPPRVYKPCFVCQDKSSGYHYGVSSCEGCKGFFRRSIQKNMVYTCHRDKNCQINKVTRNRCQYCRLQKCFEVGMSKEAVRNDRNKKKKDVKEELVLPESYELSGELEELVNKVSKAHKETFPSLTQLGKYTTNSSSDHRVQLDLGLWDKFSELSTKCIIKIVEFAKRLPGFTTLTIADQITLLKSACLDILMLRICTRYTPEQDTMTFSDGLTLNRTQMHNAGFGPLTDLVFAFAGQLLPLEMDDTETGLLSAICLICGDRMDLEEPQKVDKLQEPLLEALKIYARRRRPNKPHMFPRMLMKITDLRGISTKGAERAITLKMEIPGPMPPLIREMLENPEAFEDQTEDNESPPPPPPPPPPPPPAQVKQEAEDEDDSWATENGSEPSPEEEDEDDDDDVGDEDRDRGSDSDGEPWGVLDAIDGPRKGLVGRAQ; encoded by the exons ATGGCTACCAACAGGGAACAGCAGGTGGGTCACATGACCGGCTTCCCACCTGCTGTCTACCCCTTCGCCTTCAACTCCATGAGAAGCCACTCCCCTTTCGACCTGCTGGCCAACAGCAGCCTGTTTGGGAGGTTCGGTGCTGACCTGCCCAAAGAGATGGCCGCTCTCT CGGTGGAGACCCAGAGCACCAGCTCAGAGGAGATGGTACCCAGTTCTCCGTCTCCACCTCCCCCACCTCGTGTCTACAAGCCCTGCTTTGTGTGCCAGGACAAGTCCTCAGGGTACCACTACGGGGTCAGCTCCTGTGAGGGCTGCAAG GGTTTCTTCCGCCGCAGTATCCAGAAGAACATGGTGTACACCTGCCATCGAGACAAGAACTGTCAGATTAACAAGGTCACACGCAACCGCTGCCAGTACTGCAGGCTGCAGAAGTGCTTCGAGGTCGGCATGTCCAAGGAAG CGGTGCGtaatgacagaaacaaaaagaagaaggatGTGAAGGAGGAGCTGGTGCTTCCAGAGAGCTATGAGCTGAGTGGAGAGCTAGAGGAGTTGGTCAATAAAGTCAGCAAAGCTCACAAAGAAACCTTCCCGTCACTTACCCAGTTGGGCAAATACACCACC aacTCCAGCTCAGACCACCGGGTCCAGCTGGATCTGGGTTTATGGGACAAGTTCAGCGAGCTCTCCACCAAATGCATCATCAAGATTGTGGAATTCGCCAAGCGGCTGCCAGGTTTCACCACCCTCACCATCGCTGACCAGATCACTCTGCTGAAGTCGGCCTGCCTGGACATACTG ATGCTGAGGATCTGCACACGCTACACACCAGAACAGGACACTATGACCTTCTCAGACGGCCTGACTCTGAACCGGACTCAGATGCACAACGCCGGCTTCGGACCTCTCACAGACCTGGTGTTTGCCTTCGCTGGCCAGCTTCTACCCCTGGAGATGGACGACACAGAGACCGGCCTCCTCAGCGCCATCTGCCTCATCTGTGGAG ACCGTATGGATCTAGAGGAGCCCCAGAAAGTGGATAAGCTGCAAGAGCCTCTACTTGAGGCTCTGAAGATCTACGCCCGCCGCCGTCGCCCCAACAAACCTCACATGTTCCCTCGCATGCTGATGAAGATCACCGACCTCAGGGGCATCAGCACTAAGG GTGCAGAGAGAGCCATCACTCTAAAGATGGAGATCCCCGGGCCTATGCCTCCTTTGATCAGGGAGATGCTCGAGAACCCAGAGGCCTTCGAAGACCAAACAGAGGACAACGAGAGTCCGCCGCCTCCGCCACCGCCGCCACCTCCACCGCCGCCCGCCCAGGTCAAGCAGGAGGCAGAGGACGAGGACGACAGCTGGGCCACAGAGAACGGCAGCGAGCCGTcgccggaggaggaggacgaagacgacgacgacgacgtgGGGGATGAAGATCGAGACAGGGGCTCGGACAGTGACGGGGAGCCTTGGGGCGTTCTGGACGCCATAGACGGGCCGAGGAAAGGCCTGGTTGGGAGGGCGCAGTGA
- the rarga gene encoding retinoic acid receptor gamma-A isoform X2 — protein sequence MFDCMEALGMGPRQLYDVTSRGACMLRKASPFFAGLDPFAWTGSASIQSVETQSTSSEEMVPSSPSPPPPPRVYKPCFVCQDKSSGYHYGVSSCEGCKGFFRRSIQKNMVYTCHRDKNCQINKVTRNRCQYCRLQKCFEVGMSKEAVRNDRNKKKKDVKEELVLPESYELSGELEELVNKVSKAHKETFPSLTQLGKYTTNSSSDHRVQLDLGLWDKFSELSTKCIIKIVEFAKRLPGFTTLTIADQITLLKSACLDILMLRICTRYTPEQDTMTFSDGLTLNRTQMHNAGFGPLTDLVFAFAGQLLPLEMDDTETGLLSAICLICGDRMDLEEPQKVDKLQEPLLEALKIYARRRRPNKPHMFPRMLMKITDLRGISTKGAERAITLKMEIPGPMPPLIREMLENPEAFEDQTEDNESPPPPPPPPPPPPPAQVKQEAEDEDDSWATENGSEPSPEEEDEDDDDDVGDEDRDRGSDSDGEPWGVLDAIDGPRKGLVGRAQ from the exons ATGTTCGACTGTATGGAGGCTCTGGGAATGGGCCCCCGTCAGCTCTATGATGTCACCAGCCGCGGTGCATGCATGCTGCGGAAGGCGAGCCCCTTCTTTGCGGGGCTGGACCCCTTCGCTTGGACGGGCAGTGCCAGCATTCAGT CGGTGGAGACCCAGAGCACCAGCTCAGAGGAGATGGTACCCAGTTCTCCGTCTCCACCTCCCCCACCTCGTGTCTACAAGCCCTGCTTTGTGTGCCAGGACAAGTCCTCAGGGTACCACTACGGGGTCAGCTCCTGTGAGGGCTGCAAG GGTTTCTTCCGCCGCAGTATCCAGAAGAACATGGTGTACACCTGCCATCGAGACAAGAACTGTCAGATTAACAAGGTCACACGCAACCGCTGCCAGTACTGCAGGCTGCAGAAGTGCTTCGAGGTCGGCATGTCCAAGGAAG CGGTGCGtaatgacagaaacaaaaagaagaaggatGTGAAGGAGGAGCTGGTGCTTCCAGAGAGCTATGAGCTGAGTGGAGAGCTAGAGGAGTTGGTCAATAAAGTCAGCAAAGCTCACAAAGAAACCTTCCCGTCACTTACCCAGTTGGGCAAATACACCACC aacTCCAGCTCAGACCACCGGGTCCAGCTGGATCTGGGTTTATGGGACAAGTTCAGCGAGCTCTCCACCAAATGCATCATCAAGATTGTGGAATTCGCCAAGCGGCTGCCAGGTTTCACCACCCTCACCATCGCTGACCAGATCACTCTGCTGAAGTCGGCCTGCCTGGACATACTG ATGCTGAGGATCTGCACACGCTACACACCAGAACAGGACACTATGACCTTCTCAGACGGCCTGACTCTGAACCGGACTCAGATGCACAACGCCGGCTTCGGACCTCTCACAGACCTGGTGTTTGCCTTCGCTGGCCAGCTTCTACCCCTGGAGATGGACGACACAGAGACCGGCCTCCTCAGCGCCATCTGCCTCATCTGTGGAG ACCGTATGGATCTAGAGGAGCCCCAGAAAGTGGATAAGCTGCAAGAGCCTCTACTTGAGGCTCTGAAGATCTACGCCCGCCGCCGTCGCCCCAACAAACCTCACATGTTCCCTCGCATGCTGATGAAGATCACCGACCTCAGGGGCATCAGCACTAAGG GTGCAGAGAGAGCCATCACTCTAAAGATGGAGATCCCCGGGCCTATGCCTCCTTTGATCAGGGAGATGCTCGAGAACCCAGAGGCCTTCGAAGACCAAACAGAGGACAACGAGAGTCCGCCGCCTCCGCCACCGCCGCCACCTCCACCGCCGCCCGCCCAGGTCAAGCAGGAGGCAGAGGACGAGGACGACAGCTGGGCCACAGAGAACGGCAGCGAGCCGTcgccggaggaggaggacgaagacgacgacgacgacgtgGGGGATGAAGATCGAGACAGGGGCTCGGACAGTGACGGGGAGCCTTGGGGCGTTCTGGACGCCATAGACGGGCCGAGGAAAGGCCTGGTTGGGAGGGCGCAGTGA